A stretch of Apostichopus japonicus isolate 1M-3 chromosome 9, ASM3797524v1, whole genome shotgun sequence DNA encodes these proteins:
- the LOC139974203 gene encoding ryncolin-1-like yields MANFANRKRAITAVLLYANIVHISLAMGICEFENYMKGLSHRNPQLSGATTTPQCPLNQVFADCVCQGTCEDPYGWFGCHINCTGGRTCVCPDGFLLLGQNCIPESDCGCYHETGGVIPNGGSRIVTMDCTETCSCENNVLVCINYTCSEHAMCQNHNGTMSCDCNVNYMGNGTVCKRVQDCQDLYDNGVISEGFHLIYPLTWSGEPFEAYCKDGWTFFQLRVDHHGLFYDWDYYRNGIRRSDSNSHWLGNEKLANITAQRDYTLRMEFKNSSSNITHFLQYDLFRIGSEVNNYALEELGSYTGSLEYDYMRYHRGVGFSTYDSDNDNSTSRKCTVPHIAGWWYNGYDNFTCTTANFNGRYGEPWKAGLCIYDRERMIADCDIATTEMKIKPL; encoded by the exons GCATATGCGAGTTCGAGAATTACATGAAAGGTCTCTCCCATCGGAATCCTCAATTAAGTG GTGCGACCACCACGCCACAATGTCCTTTGAATCAAGTCTTTGCTGACTGTGTATGCCAGGGTACATGTGAAGACCCTTATGGGTGGTTTGGCTGCCATATAAACTGTACTGGAGGAAGAACATGTGTTTGTCCAGACGGCTTTTTATTACTCGGACAGAATTGCATACCGGAGAGTGATTGTGGGTGTTATCACGAAACGGGAGGAGTCATACCG AATGGCGGATCGCGGATCGTGACGATGGACTGCACGGAAACATGCTCATGTGAGAATAACGTTCTTGTATGCATAAACTATACATGCAGTGAACATGCGATGTGCCAAAACCATAATGGCACTATGTCGTGCGATTGCAACGTGAACTATATGGGGAATGGGACCGTATGTAAACGTGTACAGGATTGCCAAGATCTTTACGACAATGGCGTAATCAGTGAAGGTTTTCACTTGATATACCCGCTTACATGGTCAGGGGAACCTTTCGAAGCTTATTGCAAAGACGGATGGACT TTTTTTCAGCTCCGCGTCGATCACCATGGTCTCTTTTATGACTGGGATTATTACAGAAATGGCATCCGTAGAAGCGATTCTAATTCACATTGGCTAGGAAACGAAAAATTAGCCAACATAACTGCCCAACGGGACTACACCCTGAGAATGGAATTTAAGAACAGCAGTAGTAACATTACCCACTTTCTTCAGTATGATCTCTTTCGAATTGGTTCAGAAGTCAACAACTATGCACTAGAAGAGCTCGGCAGTTATACAGGCAGCTTGG AATATGACTACATGAGATATCATCGTGGTGTTGGGTTTTCAACATATGACAGTGACAATGATAACAGTACATCACGAAAATGCACGGTACCACATATTGCTGGCTGGTGGTACAATGGGTATGATAATTTTACATGTACTACGGCGAATTTCAATGGAAGGTATGGCGAACCGTGGAAAGCTGGACTGTGCATTTACGACAGGGAACGAATGATTGCTGACTGCGATATTGCTAcaactgaaatgaaaatcaaaccTCTCTGA